The region GCAAAGTGTGGCCCGATTCCTTAGGCAGCACGCTACGTGGTGGATGGCGCAGGTCGGCGAACCCGTCTTGGATCTCGAAAGAATCACGGCAATTCGGACACCCGAGCGTCCCGGACCGGACCCGCCGGTCCAACATCTGATTCGTGAGCAGAATGAGCCCGAAGGAGGGTCCACACCGCGGACAGGTCAGCAGGTCTGTGAGCAGCAGGTGCATCGGTCGGACTAGTTCCGCTCGACCTGAAGCACGGGCAGGACAACACCATCGGGCCGAGTGGCCGCGAAAGCGATGACGTTCGCGACATCCTCGGCAGCGAGCATGTCCGCGCGATTGGGTAGCCCGTCGTTGGTGTCCGGATCCAGCGAGTCCCAAAGCGCGGTGTCCGTGGCGGTTGGTTCGACAAGGGTGGCTCGAACCCCGGTGCCTCGCGTTTCCTCGACCAAGACCTCATGGAGCCCCCTGAGCCCAAATTTCGAGGCCGAGTAGGCCGCATTACCCGGAAACGCCTTTCGACCTGCGACGGATCCCACGTTGATGATGAGCCCGGAGCCCCGCGCCAGCATGGAAGGGAGTAACGCACGGATGACGAGAAAGGGCGCGCGCAGGTTCACCTGCAGATGTACATCAAACGCCTTTATCGATTCGGTCGCGCATGGCTCGACGCCAAAT is a window of Longimicrobiales bacterium DNA encoding:
- a CDS encoding SDR family oxidoreductase codes for the protein MNDGLGLAGRTALVTGASSGIGRAAAIRLVNEGARVWGLARSSEALNELSKDYGVSPIVADLADDTAVWLALDELSDTLDGAPDIVVNSAGVFGVEPCATESIKAFDVHLQVNLRAPFLVIRALLPSMLARGSGLIINVGSVAGRKAFPGNAAYSASKFGLRGLHEVLVEETRGTGVRATLVEPTATDTALWDSLDPDTNDGLPNRADMLAAEDVANVIAFAATRPDGVVLPVLQVERN